The stretch of DNA tgcaatAAGTCTACAGGTCGATATCCCCATAACATCAGCTAACAATAAAGAGCTTAGTTGAGCTGAACATGGCTGATAAATCATCAAATTAGTCTCATGCTGACAACCAAGATTAGTCAGCACATGTGCACACTTATTCGCTTCACGGTAGAAATGGCACATTTTGATTTCTCACTCTAACTCAAGTAACCGACGGATTTGTTGGACTAGTCtcttttttgataattgttaaaATAATGACGGTGGACAACCCCCACCTTTGAAAACCTTGTTTTTTAGTCTATTTTTTGTagtctattttttcttttggaaaaaaataGCATGTACTCTTAGgacatatttattatttaaaaaagaaatattttatccGTGCATCCAATTCACTTTAAAATTTTCACAAATTAATTGTACAAATTTTAAGAGAATGTTTCTACTTTTGAATTCTTGACATGTGATCTACATTCTTGACATATGATCTACATAAAGGCACATGTTAgctaaacttttttattttaatgaggtTAACCCAATCTGAACTAATCCATTCAAAATCATGATGCGTTactcggtacacatattagcATAATAGCATGCCACTAGAGACTTCAACCCTGAAAGACCCAATCAAGGACCTCACAGTAAGCATTCAATAGATAGGTATTTGTTGAACCAATGAGATAACCTTATCCGTCAATTTCCAATGAAGAAACTGCCACATCAGATGCATGCAAATATGCCCAAAATTTCCACCTCTCATTCCACTCCTGCCTCCACCAACCTTCCACTCAaagcaaaaaacaaaatcacactAAATCCTCACTAAACACAAGCTTCAAGCAAAGAAACAACCTATAGGAAAATAATGGCTTCCACTTCTGCAGTATCAATGGCAATGCCACTAACTTACTCCAGCAAGAAGGTGGTCAATAGTTCACAGGCATTCTTCAATCCACTGCCTGTTCGGTATACAAAGGCTGTCACATCGTCAAAATGCAATGGAAGATTTCAAGTCAGGGCCTCCATGAAGGAGAAAGCTGTGACGGGGCTCACAGCAGCTGCATTGACAGCTTCAATGGTGGTTCCTGATGTGGCTGAAGCTGCCGTTTCACCTTCTCTCAAGAACTTCTTGCTCAGCATCGCGGCTGGTGGAGTTGTGGTTGTAGTCATCCTTGGTGCTGTGATTGCTGTATCCAATTTCGATCCCGTCAAGCGAAACTGATGAATTTCTGATGTGCTGCCTGTGAcctattttatttcttctatcTCTTATCATGATATGTAATTATGTATCTGTTGTGTTCTTCAGTAATGAATTGAACTATCTTGTGTGTAAACTAATCTGTGACTCGTGAGCTCCACTTGAGCAGAAGCCTCTCAATTATTTAAATGTAATATTCATTTTAGCACATCATAGAAACAGATTAATTACAAATTTCTGCCGATCGGGTCAAAACTAACTAACAGATCAATGGTAGATTTAATTATTGACATACTCAAATATGAAGTACTACTAATCTACTATAAACATAGCTGACAGAAAATTAAAAAAGGATCAGACAGTAAGTCGAATAATAGTTGTCAGTTGATAAACGTAGTTTGATTACACAAAAGATGTAATAATCCATAATCACTAATAGTCAATTCGTGCTAATGCTACTTTTTTTCTAAAATGATTCTATATAAAGATATGCTTAAAACCAAGCTAAAATTACTGCCTACAGAGCTTGGAAATGAAGTCAAGCATGTATCTACTCTCTGCAGAATAATTCACCTTATCTGCCTTAACTACTGTAATCTTCACCTTCTGCTCATCGCCATATAATTCCTCTTTGATTTTCAGCCTAAATACAAATTGGTTGAAGAGTCTACTCTTGATTATATTTCCAAACTTCTCAACATCCTCCTGTTCATACTTTAACACATACAGATCTTTTGCCGAGTACCCCATAATCTCTTCCCCTGCTTCCTGGAAAGCAGTAAC from Trifolium pratense cultivar HEN17-A07 linkage group LG5, ARS_RC_1.1, whole genome shotgun sequence encodes:
- the LOC123883937 gene encoding uncharacterized protein LOC123883937; this encodes MASTSAVSMAMPLTYSSKKVVNSSQAFFNPLPVRYTKAVTSSKCNGRFQVRASMKEKAVTGLTAAALTASMVVPDVAEAAVSPSLKNFLLSIAAGGVVVVVILGAVIAVSNFDPVKRN